Proteins from one Pelorhabdus rhamnosifermentans genomic window:
- a CDS encoding 4'-phosphopantetheinyl transferase family protein — MIDILSPFGDGFGFSSKTFYDYDEVKLYPEEVGLISLKAIQKRKVEFYLGRAAARSALRQINIYNFPVLKGANNEPLWPKGVVGAISHSGTIALAVAVLKDRTAGIGVDIELIDQNVSEDIVKEVCTFREATWVNLQQNQKIERLLMIFSAKESAFKAFFPIKNVFLNYLDAEFSWNEDIGSFSGKLLKSAGGDYEKGYTFEVGCKIIDKYIFTFMKLPPMGLDMSTVNKA; from the coding sequence TTGATCGACATATTATCACCATTTGGGGACGGTTTTGGATTTTCTTCGAAAACATTTTATGATTATGATGAAGTGAAGCTATATCCTGAGGAAGTAGGACTTATTAGCCTTAAAGCCATACAAAAACGCAAGGTTGAGTTTTATCTTGGTAGGGCAGCTGCTCGTAGTGCGTTGCGTCAAATTAATATATATAATTTTCCTGTACTTAAAGGTGCTAATAATGAACCTTTGTGGCCAAAAGGGGTGGTAGGTGCAATAAGTCATTCAGGCACTATAGCACTTGCTGTAGCAGTTCTTAAAGATAGAACTGCGGGGATAGGTGTGGACATAGAATTAATAGACCAAAATGTATCAGAAGATATAGTAAAGGAAGTATGTACTTTTAGGGAGGCGACTTGGGTAAATTTGCAACAAAACCAGAAGATTGAGAGACTACTTATGATTTTTTCAGCAAAAGAAAGTGCATTTAAAGCGTTTTTCCCAATAAAAAATGTATTTCTTAATTATTTAGATGCTGAATTTTCCTGGAACGAAGATATTGGTAGTTTTTCAGGTAAGTTGCTTAAAAGTGCAGGTGGAGATTATGAGAAAGGATATACGTTTGAAGTTGGGTGCAAGATAATTGATAAATATATATTCACATTTATGAAATTGCCTCCAATGGGATTGGATATGTCAACAGTTAATAAGGCTTAA
- a CDS encoding 3-dehydroquinate synthase family protein yields MADEKESALRQVLNLGHTIGRSVEAISNYQLSHGEAVAIGLCKFYSGEDSILSRIVTQIG; encoded by the coding sequence ATTGCGGACGAAAAGGAAAGTGCACTTCGTCAAGTACTAAATTTAGGACATACTATAGGCAGATCCGTGGAAGCCATAAGTAATTATCAACTATCGCACGGTGAAGCGGTTGCCATTGGATTGTGCAAGTTCTATTCGGGAGAAGACTCAATTTTATCTCGGATAGTGACGCAAATCGGGTGA